The following proteins are encoded in a genomic region of Reichenbachiella sp.:
- a CDS encoding DegT/DnrJ/EryC1/StrS family aminotransferase, which translates to MKIPFVDLQRQYQQYKTEIDQAIHEVLDQSNYIGGAKIKSFEEQFARQCGTKHCIGVANGTDAIYITLKMLGIGEGDEVITSACSWIATSETISQTGAKPIFVDIGQDYLIDVEQIESKINSNTKAIVPVHLYGQMADMDAIKKIADKHDLIVVEDSAQAHLADRGGWSVGASSHAATFSFYPGKNLGAYGDAGGIVTNDDQLAEKCRQFANHGQLVKHQHKIEGINSRLDTIQAAVLSVKLQYLSDWTSRRINIAKQYNEALKGVSGLRLPIVNSNSNPVYHLYVVSAENREGLQNYLKSNEISTAIHYPTPLPFLDCYQDLNHKVEDFPVAHAESSKILSLPIFPEMTTKEVDYVCEHIRHFYDSH; encoded by the coding sequence ATGAAAATTCCCTTTGTTGATCTGCAGCGTCAATACCAGCAGTATAAAACCGAAATCGATCAAGCCATACATGAGGTATTAGATCAATCCAATTATATAGGCGGAGCAAAAATAAAATCGTTTGAAGAGCAGTTTGCCAGGCAATGTGGGACTAAGCATTGTATTGGTGTGGCTAATGGAACAGATGCGATTTATATCACCCTAAAAATGCTGGGCATAGGAGAAGGAGATGAGGTGATTACCTCAGCTTGCTCATGGATAGCGACCTCAGAAACCATATCGCAGACCGGAGCCAAACCCATTTTTGTGGACATAGGTCAAGACTATTTAATCGATGTAGAACAAATTGAGTCTAAAATAAATTCAAATACCAAAGCCATTGTTCCGGTGCACCTATATGGACAAATGGCTGATATGGATGCGATAAAAAAAATAGCGGATAAGCATGACTTAATTGTTGTAGAGGATTCGGCACAGGCTCATCTGGCTGACCGAGGTGGGTGGTCTGTAGGGGCCTCGAGCCATGCGGCAACATTTAGTTTCTACCCAGGAAAGAACTTGGGAGCATATGGTGATGCAGGTGGTATTGTTACCAATGATGATCAATTGGCTGAAAAATGCAGACAATTTGCGAATCATGGTCAATTGGTAAAGCACCAGCACAAAATAGAAGGAATCAACAGTCGGTTGGATACTATTCAAGCAGCAGTATTGTCGGTAAAACTGCAATATCTGTCTGATTGGACTTCTCGAAGAATAAACATTGCCAAGCAATATAATGAAGCGCTAAAAGGTGTTTCAGGTTTGCGGTTGCCAATTGTTAACTCCAATTCCAATCCTGTGTACCACTTGTATGTGGTTTCTGCTGAAAACAGAGAAGGTCTACAGAATTATTTAAAGAGCAACGAGATTTCTACTGCGATTCATTACCCAACGCCTCTCCCGTTTTTGGATTGTTATCAAGACTTGAATCACAAAGTAGAAGACTTTCCTGTAGCTCATGCTGAAAGCAGTAAAATTCTATCCTTACCTATTTTTCCTGAAATGACCACTAAGGAAGTCGATTACGTTTGTGAGCATATTAGACATTTTTACGATTCACATTAA
- a CDS encoding homoserine dehydrogenase, with translation MKNLKLGIFGFGCVGQGLYHVLQQSNSINSEIVKICIKDLNKPRSLDASYFTDNKDELLQNEEIDVIVELIDDADAALEIVTTAMNSGKSVVSANKKMIAEHLEELLELQEKNKVSFLYEASCCASIPIIRNLEEYYDNDLLSSLEGIFNGSTNFILSKLLAGGQTYDEVLKEAQDLGFAESDPTLDVEGIDPKYKLCILLFHAFGLVAKPEDVFNYGISKINDFDIDYAHKHGYSIKLISKCRREGDKIEAYCLPTFIPNGAVLSQTNNEYNAVVLESAFSESQLLYGKGAGDKPTGSAVLSDISALNHNYKYEYKKRTKNKNKFELCEDFDLRLYVRYNGTSPDFKDFDSIEEKYYSEQGNFLVGKIKLKNLKNSSWLKESSINTIVLN, from the coding sequence ATGAAAAACCTCAAACTAGGCATTTTCGGCTTCGGCTGTGTAGGACAAGGCTTGTACCATGTCCTCCAACAATCCAACTCCATTAATTCGGAAATAGTGAAAATCTGCATCAAGGATCTGAACAAACCCAGGTCCTTGGATGCTTCCTATTTCACAGACAATAAAGATGAATTACTTCAAAATGAAGAAATCGATGTTATCGTTGAATTGATTGATGACGCAGATGCGGCATTGGAAATCGTAACCACTGCTATGAATAGTGGCAAATCGGTGGTATCTGCCAACAAGAAAATGATAGCTGAACATCTGGAAGAACTATTAGAGCTCCAAGAAAAGAACAAAGTTTCTTTTTTGTATGAAGCCTCTTGTTGTGCTAGTATTCCAATCATCCGAAACTTGGAAGAATATTATGACAACGATTTGCTTTCTTCCTTGGAAGGCATATTCAATGGGTCCACCAACTTCATTCTTTCGAAATTGTTAGCAGGTGGCCAGACGTACGATGAGGTATTGAAAGAAGCCCAAGATTTAGGGTTTGCGGAAAGCGACCCCACTTTGGACGTAGAAGGTATCGATCCAAAATACAAGCTATGCATCTTGTTGTTTCATGCCTTTGGACTGGTTGCCAAACCCGAGGATGTATTCAACTACGGCATTTCCAAAATCAATGATTTTGATATTGACTATGCCCACAAGCACGGCTACTCTATCAAGTTGATTTCTAAATGCAGAAGAGAGGGAGACAAAATTGAAGCTTACTGCCTACCCACATTTATTCCAAACGGAGCTGTATTGTCTCAGACCAACAACGAATATAATGCGGTAGTATTGGAAAGTGCATTTTCAGAAAGTCAGCTCCTATATGGAAAAGGAGCCGGCGATAAGCCCACAGGTTCGGCTGTGTTGTCTGATATTTCAGCCCTAAACCATAATTATAAGTACGAGTACAAGAAGAGAACTAAAAATAAAAACAAGTTCGAGCTGTGCGAAGATTTTGATTTAAGGCTTTATGTCAGATATAATGGCACCTCCCCTGACTTTAAGGACTTCGACTCCATAGAAGAAAAATATTATAGTGAGCAAGGGAATTTCCTTGTAGGCAAAATCAAATTAAAGAACTTAAAAAACTCAAGTTGGCTCAAAGAGTCCAGTATCAACACGATCGTATTGAACTAA
- the sufC gene encoding Fe-S cluster assembly ATPase SufC, producing the protein MLKIKNLQARVEEKEILKGINLEVKPGEVHAIMGPNGSGKSTLASVLAGREDYEVTGGEVEYMGQDLLDLAAEERAREGIFLAFQYPVEIPGVTTTNFMKTALNQIREHKGLEPLDAVAFLKRMKEKMALVEIDQSLLSRSLNEGFSGGEKKRNEIFQMAMLEPKLALLDETDSGLDIDALRIVANGVNALKSADNATIVVTHYQRLLDYIVPDYVHVLYQGRIVKSGTKDLALELEERGYDWIIKELEEA; encoded by the coding sequence ATGCTTAAGATAAAAAATTTACAGGCACGAGTAGAAGAGAAAGAAATTCTCAAAGGGATCAACTTAGAAGTAAAACCAGGAGAAGTACATGCCATTATGGGGCCAAATGGTTCTGGTAAAAGTACATTGGCTTCTGTGTTAGCGGGACGTGAAGATTACGAAGTGACTGGCGGCGAGGTAGAGTACATGGGTCAGGATTTGTTGGATTTGGCCGCGGAAGAAAGAGCAAGAGAAGGTATCTTCTTGGCATTTCAGTATCCAGTAGAAATCCCAGGTGTGACGACCACCAACTTCATGAAAACTGCCTTGAACCAAATCAGAGAGCATAAAGGGCTTGAGCCTTTGGACGCCGTAGCTTTCTTGAAGAGAATGAAAGAAAAAATGGCCTTGGTTGAGATCGATCAGTCTTTGTTGAGTCGTTCGTTGAACGAAGGTTTCTCTGGTGGAGAAAAGAAAAGAAACGAGATCTTCCAGATGGCGATGCTTGAGCCAAAGTTGGCTTTGTTGGATGAAACGGATTCTGGATTGGATATCGATGCGCTTAGAATCGTTGCCAATGGTGTGAATGCCTTGAAATCTGCTGACAACGCGACTATCGTAGTAACTCACTACCAAAGATTGTTGGATTACATCGTGCCGGATTATGTACACGTATTGTACCAAGGTAGAATCGTAAAATCTGGTACTAAAGATTTAGCACTTGAGCTAGAAGAAAGAGGGTACGACTGGATCATCAAAGAATTAGAAGAAGCTTAA
- a CDS encoding NAD-dependent epimerase/dehydratase family protein — protein MPISLVTGGAGFIGSHLADELIARGDEVIVLDDLSGGLQENVPLEALFIHGSVTDQVLIEQLFESNKIDYVYHLAAYAAEGLSHFIKRYNYRNNLIGSVNLINESVKHNIKCFVFTSSIAVYGNQKSPMIEGMIPQPEDPYGIAKYAVEQELKVSKKMFGLDYVIFRPHNVYGERQNITDPYRNVIGIFMNQLMFGKPLSIFGDGSQTRAFSYIDDIVPLIAESVTKKESYGEVFNVGADDAIAVKDLAEQVMKAMKMSCPIQFHESRNEVQHAFASHAKIKKHFGEIENTSLEVGLEKMSRWAKLVSHQPTRKFESLELTKNLPPFWK, from the coding sequence ATGCCTATTTCATTAGTTACTGGCGGTGCCGGATTTATTGGGTCTCATTTAGCAGATGAGTTGATTGCCAGAGGAGATGAAGTCATCGTTCTGGATGATTTAAGCGGTGGTCTGCAGGAGAATGTTCCTCTGGAGGCACTGTTTATCCATGGAAGTGTCACTGATCAAGTTTTAATAGAGCAATTATTTGAGTCAAACAAAATTGACTATGTCTATCATTTGGCTGCATATGCGGCAGAGGGGTTGAGTCATTTTATCAAAAGATATAACTACCGAAACAATTTGATTGGAAGTGTAAATCTGATCAACGAGTCAGTGAAACATAATATTAAATGTTTTGTATTTACTTCATCTATTGCGGTTTATGGCAATCAGAAATCTCCGATGATAGAGGGAATGATTCCTCAGCCCGAAGATCCTTATGGTATTGCCAAGTACGCTGTGGAGCAGGAGTTGAAAGTAAGTAAGAAAATGTTTGGGCTCGATTATGTGATATTTAGGCCACATAATGTTTATGGAGAGAGGCAAAATATTACGGATCCATATAGAAATGTGATTGGTATTTTTATGAATCAACTAATGTTCGGGAAACCGCTTTCTATTTTTGGAGATGGAAGTCAAACCAGAGCTTTTAGTTATATAGATGATATTGTACCATTGATTGCGGAGAGCGTAACGAAAAAGGAGTCGTATGGGGAGGTATTTAATGTTGGTGCTGATGACGCTATTGCAGTCAAAGATCTGGCTGAGCAAGTGATGAAAGCCATGAAAATGTCATGTCCTATCCAGTTTCATGAGAGTAGAAATGAAGTACAACATGCTTTTGCTTCACATGCAAAAATTAAAAAACATTTTGGTGAGATAGAAAATACTTCTTTGGAAGTGGGGTTAGAAAAAATGTCTCGCTGGGCTAAATTGGTTAGTCATCAGCCCACTCGGAAATTTGAATCACTGGAACTAACTAAAAACTTACCTCCTTTTTGGAAATAG
- the sufB gene encoding Fe-S cluster assembly protein SufB yields MSKDDQILEEFTSKEYEHGWSVDFEADEAPKGLNEDTVRFISKKKNEPEWLLEWRLDAFAKWLAMKEPNWANVKYPKIDYQDIKYYSAPKQKKTPESLDDVDPELLETFEKLGISLTEQKRLTGVAVDAVIDSVSVATTFKDTLGKLGIIFCSFSEAVKEHPELIKKYIGSVVPKSDNYYSALNSAVFSDGSFCYIPKGVRCPMELSTYFRINAANTGQFERTLIVADEGSYVSYLEGCTAPMRDENQLHAAVVEIVAHKDAEVKYSTVQNWYPGDKNGKGGIYNFVTKRGICAGDHSKISWTQVETGSAVTWKYPSCILKGDYSVGEFYSVAVTNNYQQADTGTKMIHLGKNTKSRIVSKGISAGHSQNSYRGQVQVSKRATNARNHSQCDSLLVGDLCGAHTFPYIDIENSSAHVEHEATTSKIGEDQIFYCTQRGIDEENAVALIVNGYAKEVLNQLPMEFAVEAQKLLALTLEGSVG; encoded by the coding sequence ATGAGTAAAGATGATCAAATATTAGAGGAATTTACCTCAAAAGAATATGAACATGGTTGGTCGGTCGACTTTGAAGCTGATGAAGCACCCAAAGGACTAAACGAAGACACTGTTCGGTTTATATCAAAAAAGAAAAACGAACCTGAGTGGTTGCTCGAGTGGAGACTCGATGCGTTTGCCAAATGGTTGGCGATGAAAGAACCCAACTGGGCAAATGTGAAGTATCCAAAGATCGACTATCAGGATATTAAATATTATTCTGCGCCTAAGCAGAAAAAGACGCCTGAGAGCTTGGATGACGTAGATCCAGAGTTGTTGGAGACCTTCGAAAAGCTGGGTATTTCTTTGACTGAGCAGAAAAGATTAACAGGAGTAGCTGTTGATGCGGTAATAGATTCCGTGTCTGTGGCCACTACCTTCAAGGATACTTTAGGTAAACTAGGGATTATCTTCTGCTCGTTCAGCGAAGCCGTAAAAGAGCATCCGGAGTTAATCAAAAAATACATTGGATCCGTAGTGCCAAAGTCTGATAATTACTATTCGGCTTTGAACTCGGCCGTGTTTTCAGACGGGTCATTCTGCTATATCCCAAAAGGCGTAAGATGCCCAATGGAGCTATCGACTTACTTCCGAATCAACGCAGCCAATACTGGTCAGTTTGAAAGAACGTTGATCGTTGCTGACGAAGGTTCTTATGTGAGTTATCTCGAAGGATGTACGGCTCCGATGCGTGATGAAAATCAATTACATGCAGCAGTCGTAGAAATTGTAGCGCACAAAGATGCTGAAGTGAAATACTCTACTGTTCAAAACTGGTATCCAGGTGATAAGAACGGCAAAGGTGGTATTTACAACTTCGTAACGAAACGTGGTATATGTGCCGGCGATCACTCGAAAATCTCGTGGACTCAGGTAGAAACCGGTTCTGCAGTCACTTGGAAGTATCCATCATGTATTTTGAAAGGAGACTATTCTGTAGGTGAGTTTTACTCGGTGGCAGTAACCAATAACTATCAGCAAGCGGATACAGGTACCAAGATGATTCACTTGGGTAAAAACACTAAGTCTAGAATTGTATCTAAAGGTATCTCAGCAGGACATTCACAAAACAGCTATAGAGGACAAGTACAAGTTTCTAAACGAGCGACCAATGCCAGAAATCACTCACAATGTGATTCTCTTTTGGTGGGCGATCTTTGTGGAGCGCATACTTTCCCATACATCGATATTGAAAATTCTTCAGCTCACGTGGAGCACGAAGCAACAACCTCGAAGATCGGTGAAGATCAAATCTTCTACTGTACGCAGCGAGGAATAGATGAGGAAAATGCAGTGGCTTTGATCGTAAACGGATATGCCAAAGAAGTACTCAATCAATTACCGATGGAATTTGCAGTAGAAGCGCAAAAACTTCTCGCTTTGACGCTAGAGGGATCTGTCGGATAA
- a CDS encoding PAS domain S-box protein — protein sequence MREKTEQLQETLQLLEAIQDSTTVANLVVASDFSIVSFNRRFREFLLKYWSHEVSVGEISTNFVHPDNMKDFKREFDQALNGKVINGEHHFTTRSGRSMWIAVEYHPVKELPNCGSKVALSFRNVTREKLYEQKITQQNKKLKEVAFVSAHQLRGPITSLLGLTNLLSEKPNDWANTQLYIQKIQELSQKIDCEIRRLVGKTEEI from the coding sequence ATGAGAGAGAAAACAGAACAACTGCAGGAAACCCTTCAGCTACTAGAAGCTATTCAAGACAGCACAACAGTGGCCAACTTGGTGGTGGCATCTGATTTTAGTATCGTCTCTTTCAACCGTCGTTTCAGGGAATTTTTACTCAAGTATTGGTCTCATGAAGTATCGGTAGGTGAAATCAGCACCAACTTCGTCCATCCTGACAACATGAAAGATTTCAAGCGTGAATTTGACCAAGCGCTAAACGGAAAGGTGATCAATGGAGAGCATCATTTCACCACGAGAAGCGGCAGGAGCATGTGGATTGCAGTAGAGTACCACCCGGTAAAAGAGCTTCCCAACTGCGGAAGCAAAGTAGCTTTGTCGTTTAGGAATGTTACTAGAGAGAAGCTATACGAGCAAAAAATCACTCAACAAAATAAAAAACTAAAGGAAGTGGCCTTCGTGTCTGCTCATCAGCTCAGAGGACCCATCACCTCTCTTTTAGGTTTAACTAACCTCCTTTCAGAAAAACCAAATGACTGGGCAAACACTCAGCTTTACATTCAGAAGATTCAAGAACTCTCGCAAAAGATTGATTGCGAAATTCGGAGGTTGGTGGGGAAAACAGAAGAAATTTAA
- a CDS encoding tol-pal system protein YbgF: protein MRTLLFSAVILVLAYKAKAAPNDSIPVLLTDTEIQIECTEGINSMYNFDFKRADSQFRWLKGKYGWHPLPYFLLGLSQWWRIVPNIQDEQYDSAMIAYMDSTIMVAENILEHGSEVEGGFFLSAAYAFKGRLYAERHSWRKAATAGKNAMKYLDYCRNHEEFGPEILFGDALYNYYSVWIPENYPILKPIMVFFRDGDKELGLKQLKEVANNAFFTRTEAQYFLMRIMANEENNRRAALFTSEYLYQTFPNNAYFHRFYARLLYSTGQHAKAEEVSLSIIAKIDSSYLGYEQNSGRYAAFFLGEINAHRDDVEEAEKYYKLCVKYGDEIGAQEKGYYLYSVLNLGRYAAGRGETEYAKEQFKKVKKLSDKKDRTYDLAKDYLKSL, encoded by the coding sequence ATGCGAACACTCTTATTTTCTGCTGTCATACTCGTCTTGGCATACAAAGCTAAGGCAGCCCCAAATGATAGTATACCTGTGTTACTTACCGATACCGAAATTCAGATTGAGTGTACGGAAGGTATCAATAGTATGTACAACTTCGACTTCAAAAGAGCGGACTCTCAATTTCGCTGGCTCAAAGGCAAATATGGATGGCATCCTCTTCCCTATTTTTTGTTGGGGCTCAGCCAATGGTGGCGAATCGTGCCAAACATTCAAGACGAACAATATGACTCAGCCATGATCGCCTATATGGATAGTACCATCATGGTGGCAGAGAATATTCTGGAGCATGGTAGCGAAGTGGAAGGTGGTTTTTTTCTTTCGGCAGCCTATGCCTTCAAGGGTCGCCTTTATGCTGAAAGACATTCTTGGAGAAAAGCGGCAACAGCCGGAAAAAATGCTATGAAGTATTTGGACTACTGCCGAAATCACGAGGAGTTTGGCCCTGAAATCCTTTTCGGAGATGCACTGTACAACTACTATTCCGTTTGGATCCCTGAGAACTATCCCATTCTCAAACCAATCATGGTCTTCTTTAGAGATGGTGATAAAGAATTAGGACTTAAACAGCTGAAAGAAGTGGCCAATAATGCCTTCTTCACAAGAACGGAAGCTCAATACTTTCTGATGAGAATAATGGCCAACGAAGAAAATAATCGTCGAGCTGCTTTATTCACTTCGGAGTACCTCTATCAGACTTTCCCAAACAACGCCTACTTTCATCGGTTTTACGCTCGGCTGCTATATTCTACCGGGCAACATGCCAAAGCGGAAGAAGTATCTCTTTCTATAATCGCCAAGATCGACAGCAGTTACTTAGGCTATGAACAAAACAGTGGGCGATACGCTGCCTTTTTCTTAGGAGAAATCAATGCGCATAGAGACGACGTAGAAGAAGCTGAAAAATACTATAAGCTGTGCGTGAAGTACGGCGATGAGATTGGCGCTCAAGAAAAAGGATATTATTTATACTCTGTTCTTAATTTGGGCAGATATGCCGCAGGCCGTGGGGAAACAGAATATGCCAAAGAGCAATTCAAAAAAGTAAAAAAACTATCTGACAAGAAAGATCGAACCTATGATCTGGCGAAAGACTATTTAAAAAGTCTATAG
- a CDS encoding VOC family protein: MYQIAMIPFQRKLLLLFLFLSTSELCAQSNADDFKLSGATIIARDVKLSATWYRKYLDIAIKEYKPQQYVKMKTGDFHLFIKQGKSVMVKSQIQFPKGKKYINGITKIGFSTNKFEEVKANLIASNQKILEDITEDKNLEMRYLLTADPDGNQVQIFDEPNPIDSVVTQAMFFSITSSDYINTMKWYEENIDFTEIKTVDESKIHYQNLLHKGDVIFEIIHLPYESLETTEFMPIGRELAGFAEIKFKSGQGKSSTFEMDNNANKVMWMR; the protein is encoded by the coding sequence ATGTATCAAATAGCTATGATCCCATTTCAAAGAAAACTTCTCCTACTTTTTCTATTCCTTAGTACGTCAGAACTCTGTGCACAATCAAATGCCGATGATTTCAAACTAAGTGGAGCAACGATTATAGCGCGGGATGTGAAACTATCCGCCACTTGGTACCGGAAATATTTGGATATAGCTATCAAAGAATACAAACCTCAACAATATGTAAAGATGAAAACAGGCGATTTCCACCTGTTTATCAAACAAGGGAAAAGCGTCATGGTCAAAAGTCAGATTCAATTTCCAAAAGGCAAGAAGTATATCAATGGCATCACCAAAATTGGATTCTCAACGAATAAATTCGAAGAAGTAAAAGCTAATTTGATAGCCTCTAATCAGAAAATATTGGAAGATATTACCGAAGACAAAAACCTCGAGATGCGATATTTATTGACTGCCGACCCGGATGGTAATCAAGTGCAAATTTTTGATGAGCCTAATCCCATTGATAGTGTAGTTACTCAAGCAATGTTTTTCTCCATCACCTCTTCAGACTACATCAATACCATGAAATGGTATGAAGAAAACATAGACTTTACCGAAATAAAAACGGTAGATGAATCCAAAATTCATTATCAAAATTTACTCCACAAAGGAGACGTAATTTTCGAAATTATTCACCTGCCCTACGAGTCTTTAGAAACCACTGAATTTATGCCTATCGGCCGAGAATTAGCCGGTTTTGCTGAAATAAAATTCAAAAGTGGGCAAGGGAAATCAAGCACTTTTGAGATGGATAATAATGCCAACAAAGTGATGTGGATGCGATAG
- a CDS encoding PLP-dependent aspartate aminotransferase family protein, producing MQETTEILHSILSDPLTGALSTPIYQTSTFVQDAPGVNKGFDYSRSNNPTRQVLEETIAKLENGAGGFAFASGLAAVDAVIKLCQSGDEIVAVDDIYGGTFRSFEKLYKKFGITVHYTDTTDPENIIDNITPNTKLIWLETPTNPTLKITDIATISKIAHSNGCLVVVDNTFASPVLQKPLDLGADIVLHSATKYIAGHSDVIAGLIAVKTNELADEIKFIQNATGSILGPWDSWLTIRGIQTLGLRVEKQCRNAEIIAEYLLNKHELQIVNYPGLKQHPNHALATKQQKYYGAVVSFAFKEDSKEKATDFVTNTKLFKLAESLGGVKSLCCHPATMTHKGTPDDIRRTAGINDSLVRLSVGTEDPSDLIQDLEEAFEKIKSKEKTAVIA from the coding sequence ATGCAAGAGACAACAGAAATTTTACACAGCATCCTGTCAGATCCTTTGACAGGCGCACTCTCAACTCCGATTTATCAAACTTCCACGTTTGTGCAAGATGCACCGGGGGTAAACAAAGGTTTCGACTACAGTCGGTCAAACAATCCAACTAGACAAGTACTAGAGGAAACCATCGCCAAACTCGAAAATGGTGCTGGAGGATTTGCTTTTGCTAGTGGACTAGCAGCTGTAGATGCAGTAATTAAACTTTGCCAATCGGGCGATGAAATAGTGGCTGTAGACGACATCTATGGCGGAACATTCCGTTCCTTCGAAAAACTGTACAAGAAATTTGGCATCACAGTGCATTACACGGATACTACGGATCCAGAAAATATCATCGACAACATTACCCCTAATACCAAACTGATCTGGTTGGAAACTCCAACCAACCCTACCCTAAAAATCACCGACATTGCAACCATCTCGAAAATCGCACATTCGAATGGTTGCCTTGTGGTGGTTGATAATACCTTCGCTAGTCCCGTATTGCAAAAGCCACTTGATTTAGGAGCGGACATAGTACTTCACAGTGCGACAAAATACATCGCTGGGCATTCTGACGTGATTGCCGGTTTGATTGCTGTAAAAACCAACGAGTTGGCTGATGAGATTAAATTCATTCAAAATGCTACTGGCAGTATACTCGGACCGTGGGACAGTTGGCTAACTATTCGTGGCATCCAAACCCTCGGACTAAGAGTAGAGAAGCAATGTAGAAACGCAGAAATCATTGCCGAATACTTACTCAATAAGCATGAATTGCAAATTGTGAATTACCCGGGCTTGAAACAGCATCCCAATCACGCTTTGGCCACTAAGCAGCAAAAATATTACGGAGCCGTAGTATCCTTCGCTTTCAAAGAAGATTCGAAAGAAAAAGCGACCGACTTCGTCACTAACACCAAACTTTTCAAGCTGGCAGAAAGCCTTGGTGGCGTAAAAAGCCTTTGCTGTCACCCGGCCACCATGACACACAAGGGTACGCCTGATGATATTCGTAGAACTGCTGGAATCAATGATTCGCTGGTAAGATTATCGGTTGGTACAGAAGACCCTTCTGATTTGATTCAGGACTTAGAAGAGGCATTTGAAAAGATTAAATCAAAAGAAAAAACCGCTGTAATAGCATAA
- a CDS encoding glycosyltransferase family 4 protein produces MNRPNSILFLTPYPQDTAGSQRFRFEQYLTCLTEEGYAYDSQSFIDETTWEILYAKGHFFRKISGIFRGFLRRIWVLFNMRKYDFVFVHREVTPLGYPIIEWFIAKVCRKKIIYDFDDAIWMPNTSAENRLVSWLKFPNKVKWIIKWSYKISAGNLFLVDYAKQYNPAVCLNPTTIDTVGRHLPESKPKKMPAIGWTGTHSTLKYLELLRSVLEDLSQVRDFEFIVIADKAPEVAFPNQKFVLWNRETEIRDLNQIDIGVMPLEEDKWAEGKCGFKALQFMALEKPVLVSPVGVNKEIVEPEVSGFHCSKSEDWFNNLKLMIENKDLGSEMGKKGRDKVKQQYSVESNKQNFLSLFE; encoded by the coding sequence ATGAACAGGCCCAATAGCATACTATTTCTCACACCTTATCCTCAAGATACTGCCGGCTCGCAGCGCTTCCGGTTTGAGCAATATCTCACGTGTTTGACAGAGGAAGGTTATGCGTATGACAGCCAGTCTTTCATAGATGAAACTACTTGGGAGATTCTTTATGCCAAGGGGCATTTTTTTAGAAAAATATCAGGAATATTTCGGGGATTCCTCAGAAGGATCTGGGTTTTGTTCAATATGAGGAAGTATGATTTTGTTTTTGTACATCGTGAGGTTACACCATTAGGATATCCCATCATAGAATGGTTTATTGCTAAAGTTTGTAGGAAAAAAATCATTTACGATTTTGATGATGCGATTTGGATGCCAAATACCAGTGCAGAAAATCGTTTGGTTTCCTGGCTCAAGTTTCCAAACAAAGTAAAATGGATCATAAAATGGAGCTACAAGATCAGTGCAGGAAATCTATTTTTAGTAGACTATGCCAAACAATATAATCCCGCAGTTTGTTTAAATCCTACTACTATCGATACGGTGGGTAGACACCTTCCTGAATCCAAACCTAAAAAAATGCCGGCCATTGGCTGGACGGGGACACATTCCACATTGAAATATCTAGAACTTTTGAGGAGTGTATTGGAAGATTTGTCGCAGGTTCGTGATTTTGAGTTTATTGTCATTGCTGACAAAGCCCCGGAAGTTGCTTTTCCCAATCAAAAGTTTGTCCTTTGGAATAGAGAAACAGAGATTCGGGATTTAAATCAGATTGACATTGGCGTAATGCCACTTGAAGAGGATAAGTGGGCGGAGGGCAAGTGTGGCTTTAAGGCACTGCAATTTATGGCCTTGGAAAAACCTGTACTCGTCTCACCGGTAGGGGTGAACAAAGAAATTGTTGAGCCAGAAGTGAGTGGGTTTCACTGCAGTAAATCAGAAGATTGGTTTAATAATTTAAAACTAATGATTGAGAATAAGGACTTAGGTTCAGAAATGGGTAAGAAAGGAAGGGATAAAGTCAAACAACAATATTCGGTAGAGTCTAATAAACAGAATTTCCTTAGTTTGTTCGAGTAG